From Algoriphagus sp. NG3, the proteins below share one genomic window:
- a CDS encoding ectonucleotide pyrophosphatase/phosphodiesterase produces the protein MKKVCLLLLSVLVFPLVSSAQENTEPIVLLISLDGFRYDYVARFQPENLSRFIATGVAAKSMMPSFPSKTFPNHYTIATGMKPEHHGLVDNSFYDPEKDQTYGIGKKELVQDGTWYGGTPLWVLAEQNNIKAASYFFVGSEADVQGIRPSYYYAYDGGVSNLTRVTEVFKWLELPQAERPRMITLYFSDMDDVGHRYGPNNEEQLSAALERLDRELGALFEGLKSIDMTINVIVVSDHGMADIPVDNFLNLNELTRNIPGRVVNNGALAHVYLENEKDKKKVIKALEKSAMPIHVTDVDHKENYQDLMYKDRIGDILIIPDRGYYLAWGSALPRIRQNAESLGTEVLGEHGFSPAYKDMHAIFYANGPAFKTGLEIETFQNIHVYPLICKILGLPIPEDIDGKLEVLEPILK, from the coding sequence ATGAAAAAAGTTTGCCTGCTTCTCCTCAGTGTTTTGGTTTTTCCACTAGTTTCTTCTGCACAGGAGAATACTGAGCCTATAGTATTATTGATCTCACTGGATGGGTTTCGGTACGATTATGTGGCCCGATTCCAGCCGGAGAATTTAAGCAGATTTATAGCTACTGGTGTGGCGGCAAAAAGTATGATGCCCTCCTTTCCCAGCAAGACTTTTCCTAACCACTATACTATTGCCACCGGAATGAAGCCTGAGCATCATGGTTTGGTGGACAATTCATTTTATGATCCGGAGAAAGATCAGACTTACGGAATCGGAAAAAAGGAGTTAGTCCAAGATGGAACCTGGTATGGAGGCACGCCCCTGTGGGTTCTGGCTGAGCAGAATAATATAAAAGCCGCCAGCTATTTCTTCGTGGGATCTGAAGCAGATGTGCAGGGGATCCGCCCGAGTTATTATTATGCATATGATGGTGGGGTGAGCAATCTGACAAGAGTGACAGAGGTATTCAAATGGTTGGAGCTTCCGCAAGCGGAGCGTCCCAGGATGATTACGCTTTATTTCTCGGATATGGATGATGTGGGACATCGCTACGGGCCTAATAACGAGGAGCAATTATCCGCGGCTTTGGAAAGACTAGACCGGGAGTTGGGGGCTTTATTTGAAGGGTTAAAAAGTATTGATATGACTATCAATGTGATCGTGGTATCAGATCACGGGATGGCAGACATACCTGTGGATAATTTTCTGAATCTTAATGAGCTAACACGAAATATTCCGGGGAGAGTGGTCAATAATGGAGCTTTGGCTCATGTCTATCTGGAGAATGAAAAGGATAAAAAGAAAGTGATAAAAGCACTGGAAAAATCGGCTATGCCCATTCATGTGACTGATGTGGATCACAAGGAAAATTATCAGGATCTGATGTATAAGGATAGGATAGGGGACATACTGATTATACCTGACAGAGGGTATTACCTTGCCTGGGGGTCAGCCTTGCCCAGGATCAGACAGAATGCGGAGAGTCTGGGGACTGAAGTTCTTGGTGAGCATGGTTTTAGCCCAGCCTATAAGGACATGCATGCTATTTTCTATGCCAATGGCCCGGCATTTAAAACAGGTTTAGAGATTGAAACCTTCCAGAACATCCATGTTTATCCCCTGATCTGTAAAATTCTAGGCTTGCCGATTCCTGAGGATATTGATGGTAAATTGGAGGTGTTGGAACCGATTTTAAAGTAG
- a CDS encoding NYN domain-containing protein, which yields MENNKFNIAVLIDGDNAQAKLIKEILEEVSKYGKATIRRIYGDWTTPHMNSWKEIINLYSFSPIQKFSYTTGKNSTDSSMIIDAMDILHSGSVDGFCIVSSDSDYTGLAKRIREEGMFVMGIGRRITPKAFVQSCEIFTYAENLLPEEKPKSNPKKVEKSQVSTTRKNVVVTEEIKKELPEKETAELDLSIIDKAFEISSDEEEEIHIAKIGASLRKIDPSFDPRSYGFRNLTELFRNLDKYVVVKNLVNGLNYPLVKLK from the coding sequence ATGGAAAACAACAAATTCAACATCGCCGTCCTGATAGATGGGGACAATGCCCAGGCAAAATTGATCAAGGAAATCCTCGAAGAGGTTTCCAAATACGGCAAAGCCACTATCCGTAGAATCTACGGAGACTGGACTACGCCCCATATGAATAGCTGGAAGGAAATTATCAACTTGTATTCGTTCAGCCCCATCCAGAAGTTCTCCTACACCACCGGAAAAAACTCCACTGACAGCTCCATGATCATCGATGCGATGGACATACTGCACAGCGGCAGCGTGGATGGCTTTTGTATCGTTTCCTCGGATTCAGATTACACAGGTTTAGCCAAAAGGATCCGGGAAGAAGGCATGTTTGTGATGGGAATCGGGCGGAGAATCACCCCCAAGGCTTTTGTGCAGTCCTGCGAGATATTCACTTATGCAGAAAACCTTTTGCCTGAAGAAAAACCCAAATCCAATCCTAAGAAAGTGGAGAAATCCCAGGTCAGTACTACACGAAAAAATGTAGTGGTGACTGAGGAAATCAAAAAAGAACTACCTGAAAAAGAAACCGCAGAACTGGATCTGAGTATTATAGACAAGGCTTTTGAGATCTCATCCGATGAGGAGGAGGAAATCCACATTGCCAAGATAGGTGCCTCACTGAGAAAGATCGACCCGAGTTTTGATCCGAGATCCTATGGCTTCCGCAATCTTACGGAGCTTTTCAGAAATCTGGACAAATATGTGGTAGTGAAGAATCTGGTGAATGGATTGAATTATCCGCTGGTGAAGCTGAAGTAG
- a CDS encoding GNAT family N-acetyltransferase, with product MSYLIRKANFADLSTLVAMARLSFIQAFTDGNKIENVNAYLEEAFTEEQFAEEMENPASVFFLLEVEGDLAGYTKVNFVPAQTDLHDNSSLEVARLYLLEEFIGRGLGKVLLTHAINFAKLNRKKYLWLGVWEKNRRAIKFYEKHGLSVFSSHPFPFGDEIQTDFLMRIDF from the coding sequence ATGTCCTATTTGATCAGAAAGGCCAATTTTGCTGACCTGAGTACCTTGGTAGCAATGGCTAGGCTTTCATTTATTCAGGCATTCACTGATGGAAACAAAATCGAAAATGTGAATGCCTACCTTGAAGAGGCATTTACGGAAGAGCAGTTTGCTGAGGAAATGGAGAATCCTGCTTCTGTTTTTTTTCTGCTGGAAGTGGAAGGGGATCTGGCGGGGTACACCAAAGTGAATTTTGTGCCTGCCCAGACTGACCTCCATGACAATTCCAGTCTCGAAGTGGCCAGGCTATATCTTCTGGAAGAGTTTATAGGAAGGGGATTGGGTAAAGTTCTACTTACCCATGCGATTAATTTTGCTAAGCTGAACAGGAAAAAATACCTCTGGCTAGGTGTGTGGGAAAAAAACAGACGTGCGATCAAGTTTTATGAGAAGCACGGACTGAGTGTTTTCAGCTCACATCCTTTTCCTTTTGGGGATGAGATTCAGACGGATTTTTTGATGAGGATAGATTTCTGA
- a CDS encoding OmpA family protein: MATLITSTTLGAISCKSSNTVKGGAIGGSAGGILGGVIAGKGNTAVGVLIGSAIGGSAGAIIGHQMDKAADELQRDLEGAEVERVGEGIKITFDSGLMFAVDKSELSDVSKQNLTELAETLKKYEETNILVEGHTDSTGSDDYNMELSRKRAYSVEDFLTANGIAKKRMEISAYGEMQPIATNETAEGRQQNRRVEVAIYANKKMQKMAERGELGED, from the coding sequence ATGGCAACCCTAATCACCTCGACTACTCTGGGAGCTATAAGTTGTAAATCAAGCAACACAGTAAAAGGCGGAGCAATCGGTGGATCCGCAGGAGGCATACTGGGCGGTGTAATCGCCGGCAAAGGGAATACTGCAGTAGGTGTATTAATAGGATCAGCGATCGGTGGGTCAGCGGGGGCGATCATCGGCCATCAGATGGACAAGGCCGCAGATGAACTGCAGAGAGATCTGGAAGGTGCAGAAGTTGAGCGTGTAGGGGAAGGCATCAAAATCACCTTTGATTCCGGACTGATGTTCGCAGTGGACAAATCTGAGCTGAGCGATGTCTCAAAACAAAACTTGACTGAACTAGCTGAAACATTGAAAAAGTATGAGGAGACAAATATTCTGGTGGAAGGACATACAGACAGCACTGGATCAGATGATTATAACATGGAATTATCCAGAAAAAGAGCCTATTCTGTAGAGGATTTCCTCACTGCAAACGGAATAGCCAAGAAAAGAATGGAAATCTCAGCCTATGGTGAAATGCAACCTATAGCCACCAATGAGACAGCCGAAGGACGTCAGCAAAACAGACGTGTAGAAGTAGCAATCTATGCCAACAAAAAAATGCAGAAAATGGCTGAACGAGGGGAATTGGGAGAGGATTGA
- a CDS encoding DUF4221 family protein: MKNYRALLWIISGGLLFLQSCGTGSDNITTPQELVTDGEVLSLQIDSQTSNVSDGLFAYEDKNGSWLFNLNMSNNEIQLYNLDSGRMHKRIVFDLEGPNGVGFVQGFFVQSMDSIFLFGFPGGELHLSDTTAKVISKINYEPPAGHDFAFVHNAYFVSDPVVSKGKLLVKTRPDMRASEVTSAYLSDKKLTYSIDLSTEEVTLSKMGYPENYVSEGAKLLDFSMVRAEDKLVYSFVADHNLYVSDMEGEVLSVVPAKSQYLEQTFQSFPDITDRMALQSYLFASDRYERLLYDSYRGVFYRFVFPKVEVENEEEINQLRRFPRKFSVMILDKDLNILGEKLMPENTYYPGNSFVGEEGLYISISHPDNPKNKEDLVSFEVFKLRELE, translated from the coding sequence ATGAAAAACTATCGGGCTCTTTTATGGATCATTTCTGGAGGACTGCTTTTTTTGCAAAGCTGTGGAACTGGTTCAGATAATATAACTACTCCTCAGGAATTGGTGACTGATGGAGAGGTGCTCTCCTTGCAAATCGATAGTCAGACCTCCAATGTGAGCGATGGGCTTTTTGCTTATGAGGATAAAAATGGTTCTTGGCTCTTCAATCTAAATATGAGCAACAATGAAATCCAACTCTATAACCTGGATTCAGGAAGGATGCATAAACGGATAGTTTTTGATCTGGAAGGGCCAAATGGTGTAGGTTTTGTGCAGGGATTTTTCGTGCAGTCGATGGATAGCATATTTTTATTTGGATTTCCAGGTGGGGAACTCCATCTATCAGACACTACAGCCAAAGTTATTTCCAAAATCAACTATGAACCTCCTGCTGGTCATGATTTTGCATTTGTCCACAATGCCTATTTTGTTTCAGATCCTGTTGTCTCGAAGGGGAAGTTATTGGTAAAAACCAGGCCAGATATGCGTGCCTCTGAAGTCACATCTGCATATCTTTCCGACAAAAAACTAACCTATTCCATAGACCTCAGCACAGAGGAAGTTACACTTTCAAAAATGGGGTATCCTGAGAATTATGTGTCAGAAGGGGCAAAGCTACTGGATTTTAGTATGGTAAGAGCGGAAGATAAGTTGGTATATTCCTTTGTTGCTGATCATAATCTATATGTGTCCGATATGGAAGGGGAAGTGCTTTCGGTAGTTCCTGCAAAGAGCCAATACCTTGAACAGACTTTTCAAAGTTTTCCGGATATAACTGATCGTATGGCGTTGCAGTCTTACCTGTTCGCTTCCGACCGATACGAGCGCCTTTTATATGACAGTTACCGCGGGGTGTTTTACCGCTTTGTTTTCCCGAAAGTAGAAGTGGAAAATGAAGAGGAAATCAACCAGCTCAGGAGATTCCCTAGAAAATTCTCCGTCATGATTCTCGACAAGGATCTGAATATTTTGGGTGAAAAACTTATGCCTGAAAACACCTACTATCCCGGAAATTCCTTTGTGGGAGAAGAAGGATTGTATATTTCCATCAGCCATCCTGATAATCCCAAAAACAAAGAGGATTTGGTGAGCTTTGAAGTGTTTAAGTTAAGGGAATTGGAGTGA
- a CDS encoding NAD(P)H-dependent oxidoreductase: MQVLENLNWRYATKSMNGKPVPQEKVDYILEAVRLSASSSGLQPYEILVITDPEVKERIKPIAWNQSQITDASHVLVFAAWDNYTADRINSVFKYNNEQRELPDSVTDDYREKLINSYTNKTAEENFNHAAKQAYIALGTALVAAAEQKVDSTPMEGFDPAALDEMLDLKSKGLRSTTILPLGYRNEEGDWLVNMKKVRTPKEKFITVV; the protein is encoded by the coding sequence ATGCAAGTATTAGAAAATCTCAATTGGCGCTATGCGACCAAATCAATGAACGGAAAACCTGTACCACAGGAAAAGGTTGATTACATTTTAGAAGCTGTCAGACTATCAGCTTCATCTTCAGGGCTGCAACCTTACGAGATCCTGGTGATTACCGATCCAGAAGTAAAAGAGAGAATCAAGCCAATTGCCTGGAACCAAAGCCAAATCACCGATGCATCTCATGTGCTGGTCTTCGCCGCATGGGACAATTACACCGCTGACCGCATCAACAGTGTATTCAAGTACAACAACGAACAGAGAGAACTCCCTGATTCTGTTACGGATGATTATCGTGAAAAACTTATAAATTCCTATACCAACAAAACTGCAGAAGAAAACTTTAACCATGCGGCTAAGCAAGCTTATATAGCGTTGGGCACTGCCTTGGTCGCAGCAGCAGAGCAAAAAGTGGACTCCACTCCTATGGAAGGTTTTGATCCCGCTGCATTGGACGAAATGCTTGATCTCAAATCAAAAGGCCTTCGAAGTACCACTATACTACCTCTTGGCTATAGAAATGAGGAAGGAGACTGGTTGGTCAACATGAAAAAAGTACGTACTCCAAAGGAAAAATTCATCACCGTGGTGTAA
- a CDS encoding tetratricopeptide repeat protein translates to MKQKPIFWILLIAFFGGLLYTQTYNYGYSGDDGIYAYYNGVTQKGLQEWTELFKYGSMNFIQINPVNTSIYRPFTLLTFAIEHQIFGEFSAVNGHVFNVLLYVCLLVVLGLILVKLSAQRALPIILPLLVLLLYAAHPIHTEVVASVKSRDTLLAALLAFSAILIWMSSEGKMTFLRMLVIGSVFFLSLISKEESLPLIGVVALVAYYFQKKSICVSIRETIPFVVPAVIYLVIRAIVLDSASSTYDSKINSVLYGLSAGDRLATNLFIYLEYLKLLVYPHPLSWDYSFAQLDVQSFSNIQVWMSLGFFGGAIYVAFKGFKTRSVWSFWVLFYLMTFSIFANLIPSLTIGSNLGERFLFIPSIAFCFLIGYGLYSLIQRFQPEKLPLLMLIVTFPIVVGLSYKTIARNQVWKNNMTLSKSGVETAPKSWRTHVMYAEELRLTGKEIEKISTDSARPYFAEAIKEYNISNKILGDNASVSQYLNALGEVLLSYGDTSRAVAVLEKSVKKNPKAYYGWFKLAMLRYNEGDYDQAEEYYLKSLNADKPEFFPNYKNLGLTYMKKGESVKAIAMLEKALEYQDDPGVKSTLSYLYSDSGDLEKALSYQVNDTTGRTVEETNFLFAMMEGNTAFQRGDYANAVQKYTKCEEKIQLYGGVEKYPSFNAAFGKALLETKDTINAKKQFLKAYEANPNNPVVLTNLGTIEFLKDRNFPASERYYREATQADPDDLFNAYMNLGSVLLAQRKEREALSVLEKALEYGSNQVVLSNLYLINKALGNEDRMKHYQGLLNVQ, encoded by the coding sequence ATGAAGCAAAAACCAATTTTTTGGATTCTACTGATTGCCTTTTTTGGTGGTTTACTATATACGCAGACTTATAATTACGGCTATTCGGGTGATGACGGTATCTATGCTTATTACAATGGCGTGACTCAAAAAGGTCTGCAGGAATGGACTGAGTTGTTCAAGTATGGTTCTATGAATTTTATACAGATCAATCCGGTCAATACCAGTATCTATAGACCATTTACTTTGCTGACATTCGCCATCGAACATCAGATTTTCGGGGAGTTCAGCGCAGTGAACGGTCATGTGTTTAATGTGCTTTTGTATGTGTGCCTGTTGGTGGTTCTGGGGTTAATACTTGTAAAACTGAGTGCGCAAAGAGCGCTGCCTATTATCCTTCCCTTGCTCGTATTATTACTTTATGCGGCACATCCCATCCATACCGAGGTGGTGGCTTCGGTGAAAAGTAGGGATACGCTGTTGGCGGCACTGTTGGCATTTTCTGCTATTCTCATCTGGATGAGCAGTGAGGGCAAAATGACATTTTTGAGAATGTTAGTGATAGGGAGTGTGTTTTTCCTGTCTTTGATTTCCAAAGAAGAGTCCTTACCCTTGATAGGTGTAGTGGCCTTGGTAGCATATTATTTCCAAAAAAAGAGCATTTGCGTGTCTATTAGGGAGACTATCCCTTTTGTGGTTCCTGCCGTGATTTACTTGGTCATCCGGGCAATTGTCCTGGATAGCGCCAGTAGTACCTATGATTCGAAGATCAACTCAGTATTATATGGATTATCTGCCGGAGATCGGTTAGCTACCAACTTGTTTATCTATCTGGAATACCTTAAGTTGTTAGTTTATCCCCATCCGTTGAGCTGGGATTATTCCTTTGCGCAGCTAGACGTGCAATCTTTCAGTAATATTCAGGTTTGGATGAGTCTGGGTTTCTTTGGAGGAGCAATTTATGTTGCGTTTAAAGGTTTTAAAACAAGGAGCGTATGGAGTTTTTGGGTTTTATTTTACCTGATGACCTTTTCTATTTTTGCCAATCTAATCCCTTCTTTGACTATAGGGTCTAACTTAGGGGAGCGGTTTCTTTTTATTCCGTCAATTGCGTTTTGTTTTTTGATAGGGTATGGGCTCTATAGTCTGATTCAGCGATTCCAACCTGAAAAGCTACCTCTTCTCATGCTGATAGTGACTTTTCCCATTGTGGTCGGATTATCCTATAAGACCATAGCCAGAAATCAGGTTTGGAAAAACAATATGACGCTTTCAAAATCGGGTGTGGAAACCGCCCCAAAAAGCTGGAGAACGCACGTAATGTACGCAGAGGAGTTGAGGCTGACGGGCAAGGAAATCGAGAAGATCTCAACGGACTCTGCCCGGCCGTATTTCGCAGAAGCGATCAAGGAATATAATATCTCAAATAAAATTCTCGGAGATAATGCCAGTGTATCTCAATATCTGAACGCGCTGGGTGAAGTCCTACTCTCTTATGGGGATACGAGTAGGGCAGTAGCTGTCCTGGAAAAAAGCGTGAAGAAAAATCCAAAGGCATATTACGGTTGGTTCAAATTGGCCATGCTTCGATACAATGAGGGAGATTATGATCAAGCGGAGGAATATTATCTGAAAAGTTTGAATGCTGACAAGCCCGAGTTCTTTCCCAATTATAAGAACCTCGGCCTTACCTACATGAAAAAGGGAGAGAGCGTCAAGGCTATCGCGATGTTGGAAAAAGCCTTGGAATATCAGGATGATCCGGGAGTGAAGAGCACTCTTTCCTATTTATATTCGGATTCAGGTGATTTGGAGAAGGCATTGAGTTATCAAGTGAATGATACTACTGGCAGAACAGTGGAGGAAACTAATTTCCTGTTTGCCATGATGGAAGGCAATACTGCGTTTCAACGGGGAGATTACGCCAATGCTGTACAAAAGTATACCAAATGCGAGGAAAAGATCCAGCTGTATGGGGGCGTAGAGAAATATCCCTCTTTTAATGCGGCTTTTGGGAAGGCTCTTCTGGAAACCAAAGACACGATAAATGCAAAAAAACAGTTTCTGAAGGCTTATGAAGCCAATCCTAACAACCCTGTTGTTTTAACAAATCTAGGTACTATAGAATTTTTGAAAGATAGGAACTTCCCTGCCTCGGAGCGTTATTACCGAGAAGCAACACAGGCTGACCCAGATGATCTCTTTAATGCTTATATGAATCTGGGATCAGTATTGCTGGCTCAAAGAAAGGAGAGAGAGGCGCTGTCAGTATTAGAAAAAGCGCTGGAATATGGGTCTAACCAGGTTGTCCTGAGCAATCTCTACCTGATCAATAAGGCTCTTGGAAATGAGGATAGGATGAAGCATTACCAAGGTTTATTGAACGTGCAATAG
- a CDS encoding group III truncated hemoglobin — MDRGEIRSRKEVDFLVRRFYDQVRKHDTLGPIFNGVVKDWDTHLIHLSDFWEMILLQTGPGAGKFNPVKVHRQVDAEVDNSIEQAHFGNWLELWFGTIDRYFEGEVADYAKEHARRMAHMLFMRIWEAREK, encoded by the coding sequence ATGGATAGAGGAGAGATTAGATCTAGAAAAGAAGTGGATTTTTTGGTCAGGAGATTTTATGACCAAGTCAGAAAACACGATACGCTGGGCCCTATTTTCAATGGAGTGGTTAAAGACTGGGATACCCATCTGATTCATCTGAGCGATTTTTGGGAAATGATCCTGCTGCAAACTGGCCCAGGTGCGGGAAAGTTTAATCCAGTGAAAGTACACCGGCAGGTGGATGCCGAAGTGGACAACAGCATAGAACAAGCACATTTTGGAAATTGGCTGGAGTTGTGGTTTGGAACCATCGACAGGTACTTTGAGGGTGAAGTGGCAGACTATGCGAAGGAACATGCGAGGAGGATGGCACATATGCTTTTTATGAGGATCTGGGAAGCGAGGGAAAAGTAG
- a CDS encoding DUF1080 domain-containing protein, with protein sequence MKNISLLLFFISLSFFVQSQTQNLFDGKSLSGWYMDIPDLEADSSLRIPFIVRNGLLVSLGTPQGHLISEAEYDNYTLELDYRFAGDPGNCGILVHASTPRALYDMFPRSIEVQLMHSNAGDFWCIQENIEVEDMEARRGPKENWGVNGKKERRIKNLTDDSEKPLGEWNHIKITCEADKVTVWLNGDLVNDGFNATATRGKIALQAEGAEVEFRNIVLAEL encoded by the coding sequence ATGAAAAATATTTCCTTACTACTATTTTTTATCTCTCTTTCATTTTTTGTCCAAAGCCAAACCCAAAACCTCTTTGATGGAAAAAGTTTATCCGGATGGTACATGGATATCCCAGACCTGGAGGCAGACAGCTCGCTTAGAATCCCATTTATCGTTCGAAATGGTCTTTTGGTGAGTTTGGGCACGCCTCAGGGGCATTTGATCTCTGAAGCGGAGTATGACAATTATACGCTGGAGCTAGACTATAGATTTGCCGGAGATCCTGGGAATTGCGGCATTTTAGTACATGCCTCTACTCCTAGAGCTTTGTACGATATGTTTCCCCGGTCTATAGAAGTGCAGCTTATGCATAGCAATGCCGGTGATTTTTGGTGCATTCAGGAAAATATAGAAGTGGAGGACATGGAGGCAAGAAGAGGCCCTAAGGAGAACTGGGGAGTAAATGGGAAGAAGGAAAGGAGGATCAAAAATCTTACTGATGATTCTGAAAAGCCGCTTGGTGAATGGAATCATATCAAGATTACCTGTGAGGCGGATAAAGTGACGGTCTGGCTGAATGGTGATTTGGTGAATGACGGTTTTAATGCAACTGCCACACGGGGTAAGATTGCATTGCAAGCTGAAGGAGCCGAGGTAGAGTTCAGGAATATAGTGCTGGCGGAGCTCTAG
- a CDS encoding MmcQ/YjbR family DNA-binding protein: MKPTQFAFFYQTEIVILAIEHFLSTMISLDEFTELALSFPGTESAPHFDRTAFKVIGKRTFATLHSKSHSANLVLSLKEQHSFCEFDPDAIYPVPNKWGEKGWTTFDLKKVSKEALFEGLSSAYSDVAKKT, translated from the coding sequence TTGAAACCAACTCAATTCGCTTTTTTTTATCAGACTGAAATAGTGATCTTAGCAATAGAACACTTCCTTTCTACTATGATATCCCTGGATGAATTCACCGAGCTGGCATTATCCTTTCCAGGAACCGAATCAGCCCCACATTTTGACCGTACCGCTTTCAAAGTAATAGGAAAAAGGACATTTGCCACACTTCATTCAAAAAGCCATTCGGCCAACCTAGTACTCTCCCTTAAAGAACAGCATAGCTTTTGCGAATTTGACCCTGACGCGATATACCCAGTGCCAAATAAATGGGGAGAGAAAGGATGGACTACTTTTGACCTCAAGAAGGTATCAAAAGAGGCACTTTTTGAGGGGTTAAGTTCTGCCTATTCTGATGTAGCTAAGAAAACCTAG
- a CDS encoding dienelactone hydrolase family protein — MKELKKEDINQEVFDLYDAYAHNKLDRRNFIEKLSAYAVGGVTVAALMSAMMPNYEDTRTIKSDDPRLTSDYITYDSPKGGGTIKGLLSIPQGTTGKVPGVVVVHENRGLNPYIEDVGRRTAVDGFISLAPDALTPLGGYPGNDDEGRAMQSKLDRNSMLEDFIAAYEYLKNHPNCTGEVGVVGFCFGGWIANMMAVRIPDLGAAVPYYGGQPSAEEAVQIKAPLMLHFASLDERVNAGWPAYEEVLQENGVEYQAFMYPDVNHGFHNNTTPRYDEAAAALSWERTVGFFKVHLQG; from the coding sequence ATGAAGGAATTAAAAAAAGAAGATATCAATCAGGAGGTATTTGATCTATACGATGCGTATGCACATAACAAACTGGATCGTAGGAATTTTATAGAAAAGCTATCCGCTTATGCCGTAGGAGGCGTGACGGTCGCAGCGCTCATGAGTGCGATGATGCCTAACTATGAAGATACCCGCACAATCAAATCCGATGATCCACGCTTAACTTCGGATTACATCACCTATGACTCACCGAAAGGCGGTGGCACAATCAAAGGTCTGCTCTCCATCCCCCAAGGAACTACCGGAAAAGTCCCGGGCGTAGTAGTTGTCCATGAAAACAGAGGGCTTAACCCATACATCGAGGATGTAGGAAGAAGAACTGCGGTAGATGGATTTATCTCTTTGGCACCGGACGCACTTACCCCACTCGGCGGATATCCAGGAAATGACGACGAAGGACGTGCGATGCAAAGCAAGCTCGATAGAAATTCAATGCTTGAGGACTTTATTGCAGCCTATGAGTACTTGAAAAACCATCCCAACTGCACGGGAGAAGTGGGCGTGGTAGGCTTCTGCTTTGGCGGATGGATAGCCAATATGATGGCAGTGCGGATTCCAGATCTTGGCGCGGCAGTGCCTTACTATGGAGGTCAGCCTTCAGCGGAAGAAGCTGTCCAGATCAAAGCCCCTCTGATGCTGCATTTCGCAAGTTTGGATGAGCGGGTAAATGCCGGCTGGCCAGCTTATGAAGAAGTGCTACAGGAAAACGGAGTAGAATACCAAGCATTTATGTATCCGGATGTAAATCACGGTTTCCATAACAATACCACCCCCCGCTACGACGAAGCGGCTGCCGCTTTATCCTGGGAAAGGACGGTTGGGTTTTTTAAGGTGCATTTGCAGGGGTAA
- a CDS encoding NAD-dependent epimerase/dehydratase family protein produces the protein MGLKIIITGTTGMVGEGVMQRCLENPMVEKVLSISRKPNGHQHPKLEELIHGDFTDLSPVEDQLTGYDACFFCAGISSLGISKEQYEKITYELTLSFASTLAKLNPQMTFTYVSGQGTDSSEKGKSHWARVKGKTENELKKLPFKQVYAYRPGAMKPLEGAKHVLSWYKFFAWMYPIGRTLFPNGFNTLAEVGDSMVYVSSHPYTKFILEGREITETANLLNLSKSI, from the coding sequence ATGGGGCTGAAAATCATCATCACAGGGACTACAGGAATGGTTGGAGAGGGCGTGATGCAGCGTTGCCTGGAAAACCCGATGGTCGAAAAGGTCTTGTCTATCAGCCGCAAACCAAACGGGCATCAGCATCCGAAACTGGAAGAGTTAATCCATGGTGATTTCACAGATCTTAGCCCTGTGGAAGATCAGCTTACTGGTTACGATGCTTGTTTTTTCTGTGCAGGAATATCTTCACTCGGAATCAGCAAAGAGCAATACGAAAAGATCACGTATGAGTTGACTTTGAGCTTTGCCTCCACTTTAGCGAAGCTGAACCCCCAGATGACCTTCACTTATGTATCTGGACAGGGAACTGACAGTTCAGAAAAAGGGAAAAGCCACTGGGCAAGAGTGAAAGGCAAAACCGAGAATGAGCTGAAGAAGCTGCCTTTCAAGCAAGTTTATGCCTATCGCCCCGGTGCGATGAAACCATTGGAAGGAGCTAAACATGTACTTTCTTGGTATAAATTCTTTGCCTGGATGTACCCCATTGGCAGGACACTTTTCCCAAATGGATTTAATACGCTGGCCGAGGTCGGGGATTCCATGGTATATGTAAGTTCACATCCCTACACCAAATTCATATTAGAAGGAAGGGAGATAACCGAAACTGCAAATCTTCTGAACTTAAGCAAATCTATATGA